In one window of Thermodesulfobacteriota bacterium DNA:
- a CDS encoding RnfABCDGE type electron transport complex subunit D, with protein sequence MDQKTTNTPDSAIGKPEVRESAVAEAPAAAAKLIVSTSPHFMAEESIPKIMHTVVMALMPATAASVYFFGWRALLLIIVCVASCLATEYAFQRIRRKPVKIHDGSAVITGMLLAMTLPAGFPVYGAVLGSLFAIGVGKELFGGLGYNIFNPALLGRAFLMATYPVLTTTWVEPRTVEKAVDAVTAATPIGLWKFEGDMDFNLLDMFLGNTAGSLGETSALAIIIGGLYLRYKGYINWKLPLGYLGTIAAFSAIFWLVDPAKYPNPLFHLFAGGAMLGAWFMVTDMVTSPTTSLGQWIFVIVAGIMAVVIRIFGGLPEGVMYSILFMNAFVPLLNKHTRPRVFGAVKAGKG encoded by the coding sequence CACTTCGCCGCACTTCATGGCCGAGGAGAGCATACCTAAGATAATGCACACGGTCGTCATGGCCCTCATGCCCGCGACCGCGGCAAGCGTCTATTTCTTCGGGTGGAGGGCCCTCCTTCTCATAATAGTCTGCGTGGCCTCGTGCCTCGCTACCGAATACGCCTTCCAGAGGATACGGAGGAAGCCCGTAAAGATACACGACGGCAGCGCGGTCATAACCGGCATGCTCCTCGCCATGACCCTTCCCGCCGGCTTCCCGGTCTACGGCGCGGTGCTCGGGTCCCTTTTCGCCATAGGGGTGGGGAAGGAGCTATTCGGCGGCCTCGGCTACAACATATTCAACCCGGCGCTCCTCGGGAGGGCGTTCCTCATGGCGACCTACCCGGTCCTTACGACGACATGGGTGGAGCCGAGGACGGTGGAAAAGGCCGTGGACGCGGTGACCGCCGCGACCCCGATAGGGCTCTGGAAGTTCGAGGGCGACATGGATTTCAACCTCCTGGACATGTTCCTCGGCAACACGGCTGGCTCGCTCGGCGAGACCTCGGCCCTGGCAATAATAATAGGCGGCCTGTACCTGAGGTACAAGGGATATATAAACTGGAAGCTCCCCCTTGGCTATCTCGGCACCATAGCCGCCTTCTCGGCCATATTCTGGCTCGTAGACCCGGCCAAGTACCCGAACCCGCTCTTCCATCTTTTTGCCGGCGGCGCGATGCTCGGGGCATGGTTCATGGTGACCGACATGGTGACCTCTCCGACGACATCGCTCGGCCAGTGGATATTCGTCATAGTTGCCGGGATAATGGCGGTGGTCATAAGGATATTCGGCGGACTTCCCGAGGGGGTCATGTATTCGATACTATTCATGAACGCCTTTGTGCCGCTTCTCAACAAGCACACGAGGCCCAGGGTATTCGGCGCGGTAAAGGCGGGTAAGGGCTGA